In the genome of uncultured Pseudomonas sp., the window ATTGTAACTGGCCGAGACGGCTATGCACGGAAGATCAGGCTGATGGCGACGATAAATCTGCGGCCAACTGGAAATGCGCAAGGCCAGGCTTGGTGCTCGGCAATAAAAAACCGCCCCGAGGGGCGGTTTTTTATAACGCGGGTGGTTAGCCGCCCAGGTATGCGTCGCGTACCTTGGGGTCATTCAGCAGTTCGTGGCCGCTGCCCTGCATGACGATCCGTCCGTTCTCCAGCACATAGCCGCGGTCGGCCAGCTTGAGCGCCTGGTTGGCGTTCTGCTCGACCAGAAACACCGTTACCCCGTCCTTGCGCAGCTGTTCGATGATGTCGAAGATCTGCTGGATGATGATCGGTGCCAGGCCCAGCGACGGCTCATCGAGCAGCAGCAGGGTGGGCTTGCTCATCAGCGCACGGCCGATGGCGAGCATTTGTTGCTCACCGCCGGACATGGTGCCGGCGCGCTGGGCAAAGCGCTCGCGCAGACGCGGGAACAAATGCAGGACTTTATCCAGCTGTTCCTGATTGTCGGCTTTGCTGCCGAAGAAACCGCCCATTTCCAGGTTTTCTTCCACGGTCAGGCGGGCGAATACCCGCCGGCCTTCCGGGACCACGGCAATGCTCTTGCGCATGATCTCTGGGGTGTCCATGCCGATCAGTTCTTCGCCCTGATAGCGAATGCTGCCGCTGCTGGCCTGTGGGTTGCCGCACAGGGTCATCAGTAGCGTCGACTTGCCGGCACCGTTGGCGCCGATCAGGGTGACAATTTCACCCTGACGGACCTCAACGTTGACGTCGTGCAGCGCCTGGATCTTGCCGTAGAAGGTGGAAACATTCTCGAAATACAGCATCAAGCTTCCCCCAGATAGGCTTTGATCACGTCCGGGTTCTCGCGGATCTGCTCCGGCGTACCGTCCGCCAGGGGCGTGCCCTGGTTGATCACGTAGATGTGGTCGGAAATGCTCATGACCAGTTTCATGTCGTGCTCGATCAACAGCACGGTGACGTTGTGCCGATCACGCAGCATGCCGATTAGCGCCTTGAGGTCGTCGGTCTCGCGCGGGTTGAGGCCCGCAGCGGGTTCGTCGAGCATCAGGATGCGTGGGCGAGTCATCATGCAGCGGGCAATTTCCAGGCGGCGCTGCTGGCCGTAAGCCAGGGTGCCGGCCGGGCGGTTGGCGAATTCGGTCAGGTTGACCTGGTCCAGCCAATGCGCGGCATAGTCCATGGCCTCGCGCTCGCTTTTGCGAAACGCTGGGGTCTTGAACAGTCCGGCGAGGAAGTTGGTGTTGAGGTGGCGATGTTGCGCCACCAGCAGGTTTTCCACCGCGGTCATATCCTTGAACAGACGCACGTTCTGGAACGTACGCACCACGCCTTTGCGCGCGATCTTATGGCCGGGCAGGCCTTCGATCTGCTCGCCGTCCAGGCTGATGCTGCCGGCCGTTGGCTGGTAGAAACCGGTCAGGCAGTTGAACACCGTGGTCTTGCCAGCACCGTTGGGGCCGATCATCGACACCACTTGCTGGGGTTGCACGCTAAGGGCCACGCCGTTGACGGCCAGCAGGCCGCCGAAGCGCATGGACAGGCCGCTTACTTCTAGAATCGGGCGGCTCATCGTTTCAGCTCCAGGTGCGGACGTTGCATGGGCAACAGGCCCTGCGGACGCCAGATCATCATGAATACCATCAGGGCACCGAACATCAGCATGCGGTACTCGCTGAACTCACGCATCAGCTCGGGCAGCAGGATCATCACCACGGCGGCGAGGATGATGCCGAGCTGCGAGCCCATGCCGCCCAGCACGACGATGGCGAGGATGATCGCTGATTCGATAAAGGTGAACGACTCAGGCGTCACCAAACCCTGGCGGGCGGCGAAGAAGCTGCCGGCGAACCCGGCAAAGGTCGCACCGAGGGTGAAGGCCGAGAGCTTGATCACGGTCGGGTTCATACCCAGCGCGCGGCAGGCGATTTCGTCTTCACGCAAGGCTTCCCAGGCGCGGCCGATTGGCATGCGCAGCAGGCGATTGATCACGAACAGGGTCAGCAACACCAGCAGCAGGGCGATCAGGTAGAGGAAGATCACCTTGTTGATCGAGTTGTAGGCGACGCCGAAGTACTCGTGGAAGGTCTGCATACCCTCGGCGGCTTTGCGCTCGAACGACAGGCCGAACAGCGTCGGTTTGTCGATGTTGCTGATGCCGTTGGGGCCGCCGGTGATGTCGGTCATGTTGCGCAGCAGAATGCGGATGATCTCACCGAAGCCCAGGGTGACGATGGCCAGGTAGTCACCGCGCAGGCGCAGCACCGGGAAACCCAGGATAAAGCCGAAGAATGCCGCCATCAGGCCGGCAATCGGTAGGCATACCCAGAAGCCCAGGCCGTAGTAGTGCGACAGCAGCGCGTAGCTGTAGGCACCGACGGCATAGAAACCGACGTAGCCCAGATCGAGCAGGCCAGCGAGGCCAACCACGATATTCAGGCCGAGGCCGAGCATCACGTAGATCAGGATCAGCGTGGCGATGTCCACCGCGCCGCGCGAACCGAAGAACGGCCAGGCCAGGGCGACCATGATCAGGCCGAGGATGATCCAGCGCTGGGTCGAAGGCAGGGTGAGAAAGTTACTCGCCTGGCTCGGTACGCTGGGCAGGCTCGGCACCTGGCTCCAGGCCGCGCTCAGTTGGCTGCGGAACAACTGCCAAAAGAACATGGCAATCGCACAACCGGCGATGGTCCAGATAATGGCCGGGCTGGCACCTTGTACTTCGAGCTTGATGCCCACGGTGGTCAGCTTCAGACCGAGTACCGGGTAGGCCACGGCCAGCACCAGTAGGGCGCTGAAAATCGCGGTCTTGAGGTTTGTGGTGATGGCAGTACTCATACTTTTTCAACCTCCGGACGACCGAGGATGCCCGTAGGACGGAACAACAACACCAACACCAATAGGCTGAAGGCCACCACGTCCTTGTATTGGTCGCCGAAGATATCAGCGCCAAAGGCTTCGGCCAGGCCGAGCAGCAAGCCACCGAGAACGGCGCCTGGAATGCTGCCAATACCGCCCAGTACAGCGGCAGTGAAGGCCTTGATCCCCGCGAGGAAGCCCAGGTGCGGGTTGATCACGCCGTATTGCATGCCCAGTAGCACGGCGGCGACGCCGGCCAGAGCAGCACCGATGACGAAGGTCAGGGCAATGATGTTGTTAGTGTTGATGCCGAGCAGGTTCGCCATCTTCAGATCTTCAGCGCAGGCGCGGCAGGCGCGGCCCAGGCGGGAACGGGAGATGAACAGGGTCAGGCCGAGCATGACAAAGAAGGTGACGACGAAAACCAGCACCTGCATGTAGGAAATCACCACGCCATTCATCGCGCTTTCACCAAACACGAAGTTGCCGGGTAGCAGGTTGGGGATGGCTTTGTCTTTCGAATCCTGGGCCAGCAGTACTTCGTTTTGCAGGAAAATCGACATGCCGATGGCCGAAATCAGCGGGATCAGGCGATTACCGCCACGCAAGGGACGATAGGCAACCCGTTCAATGCTGTAGCCGTAGGCACTGGCAATAATGATGCTGCCGGCAAAGGCGGCGATCATCAGCAGTGGCAGGCTATCCAGGCCCAGCATGGTCAGGCCGGCAATCGCGATAAAGGCGACATAGGAGCCAATCATGTAAACCTCGCCGTGGGCGAAGTTGATCATGCCGATAATGCCGTAAACCATGGTGTAGCCGATGGCGATCAGGGCATAGGTGCTGCCAACGGTCAGGCCGTTAACCAGCTGTTGCAGGTAGTGATATAGATCAGGCATTGCCTAACTCCTGGGTTGGCACGCAAGGCAGCGCTTGTGGCGCAGCATGCAACCGGAATTCTTCTAATAAGCAAAGCCCACGGCGGATGCAGTGGGCTTTGGGTTCAGGCGGGAGGCTTACTTGGCTTCGGTCTTGGTACCGTCCTGGTGCCATTCGTAAACCACAAAGCTGAAGTCCTTCAGGTCGCCCTTCTCGTCGAAGGTCAGGTTACCTGTCGGGGTGTCGAAGCTATTGGCGCGCAGGGCAGCGGCCACTTTGGCGGTGTCGGTGTCGCCAGCTTTGCTGATGCCTTCAGCGATAACCTGAACAGCAGCATAGGCTGGGAATACGAACGGGCCGCTTGGGTCTTCGTTCTTGGCCTTGAATGCATCAACCAGTGCCTGGTTGCGTGGGTCCTGATCGAACGACTTCGGCAGGGTTACCAGCATGCCTTCGGAAGCCGGGCCGGCGATGGCCGAGATTTCCTTGTTGCCTACGCCTTCTGGGCCCATGAACTTGACCTTCAGGCCTTTCTCGGACGCTTGGCGCAGCATCAGACCCAGCTCTGGGTGGTAGCCGCCGTAGTAGATAAAGTCGACGTTGGCTTGCTTGAGCTTGGAGATCATCGAGGAGAAGTCCTTGTCGCCGGCGTTGATGCCTTCGAACAGAACTACCTTGGTGCCTTTGCCTTCCAGGGTCTGCTTGACCGCGGTAGCGATGCCTTCACCGTACTGCTGCTTGTCGTGGATCACGGCAACGGCTTTCGGCTTGACGTGGTCGGCAATGAAGTTACCTGCGGTTGGACCTTGCAGGCTGTCCAGACCGATGGTGCGGAAGATCAGCTCATAGCCACGCGAGGTGACGTCCGGGCTGGTCGACGCCGGGGTGATCATCAGAATGCCTTCGTCTTCGTAAATGTCCGACGCAGGCTGAGTGGAGCTGGAGCAGAGGTGGCCGACCACGAATTTGACTTCGTCGTTGACGATTTTGTTGGCCACGGCAACCGCTTGCTTAGGGTCGCAGGCATCGTCATAAACCACGCCTTCGAGTTGCGCGCCATTCACCCCACCGGCTTTGTTGATCTGCTCGATGGCCATTTTGGCACCGATGAACTGCATCTCACCGTATTGCGCGACGGCGCCGGTGACCGGGCCTGCCAGGCCAATTTTGATGGTGTCAGCCGCTACCGAGTAGCTGGCAACGCCAGCCATGGCCATGGCGGCAAACAGTTTGGAAATCTGCTTAGTAGCCTTGTTCATAGTGCTCCACTCTTATTGGTTTTGATTATTGTAGTTCTGGCGGCCAAAGCTGCAGAACCGGGTTGTTTCCCCCGGCCATTCCCCCGGCAACTGTACCGGTGCAGTGTAGAGCGCTGCTTCGCGGCTTGAAAAGCCGCTTGCTGGGGGCAAAGGCTTGAGGTGTCGCTTTAACGCAAGAAACGTATAGAAAAACGGCGTGTCTTTCTCGCTGCTGGTAACGTCGCGAATGACTTCGGGAATTTGCCAGCGGGCGGGTCAACGCTATCATGGCCGCCGATTGGTAAATTGGCCATCCATGACAGGGCATCCCATGACTGAACAACCTAGCACCCTCTATGCCAAGCTGCTTGGTGAAACTGCAGCAATTACCTGGCAGGAGCTGCAACCTACCTTCGCCCGCGGCGCATTGCTGCTGGTCGACGCTACGCAGGACCTGATCGACGTGGCGCAGGCTGTGGCGCAGAACGACCATGAAAAAGTTGCTTCCTGGCTGGCGTCTGGGCTGCTAAGCCGGGTCGATGACAGCCGTGCCGAAGACCTGCTAAACCGCGATCCTGAACTCTGGGCGGTGGTGGTAGCGCCCTGGGTGCTGGCGCAAGAACGACTCGAGCGCGCGCCGCTGCACTGAGTTGGCGCTCATCAGGCTGCAGCAGAGCAACTATGCTGGCAGCACCACCGACTGATTGCGGGAGCTGCCAGCATGTTTGAACCCGGCCATTTGCATCGTGCCAACACCTTGGCTACGGCTGAGCTGCCGCTCTTCAACATCGACCTGTATTACGAAGTTCGCCAGGACTCCAGCGAGGGGCCGATGTTGCACATGCGCCTGCAGGGGCAGGTGGACGGCAAGGTCTTTGAAGAGGTTTTCGAACTGCACCGCGACACGGCCTACAACTTTGCCAGTGTGGTCAGTCGGTTGGCACATAAGCATGGTATGCCGACTGATAGCAGCCTGATCATGCACAGCCACGCCGAGTACGATCAGATGTTCGAGGACATTCGCGCCAAGCTCGGCGCGCACAGCGGCGAGCCGGTCAATCTCGACCATCTGGACAAGGACGGTTTTTAAGCGGCATCGCGCAGCCTATGGCAACCAGCCTGCGGCACTTCAACCCCGCTCGGGCGTGCGCCAGTCGGCCATTTTACAAGCGCGGACTGGGCAAGGCGGATGCAGGCGCAACCTACGTTAAGATGGCGGCCTTGATTGTATTGGAGACTGCCTATGTCCTCACATCTTCCAGCTTTGGCATTCGCGGGTATTGGCCTGATGGGCCTGCCCATGACTCAGCGCCTGCTGGCCGCTGGTTTTGCGCTGACGGTCTGGAACCGTTCGGCGGAGAAATGCGCGCCCCTGCAGGCGCGCGGCGCACAAGCGGTTGCGCGCCCTGCGCAGCTGTGCGCTCAGGCCGATATCGTCATGCTCTGCTTAGCCGATACCGAGGTGGTGCGTGAGGTGGTTTTTGGCCCAGGCGGGATTGTTGAAGCAGCCAAGCCTGGGCAGCTGCTGGTGGATTTTTCCAGCCTGGAACCTGCTGCTACCCGTGCGATGGCGGCCGAGCTGTACACCCGCTGTGGCATGCGTTGGGTCGATGCGCCGGTATCAGGCGGCACGCCGGGGGCCGCCAGCGGTACGTTGGCCATCATGGCCGGTGGCCGGGTGGAGGACATCGAGCGTGTGCGGCCGATTCTCGCGCACCTGGGGCAACGGCTGACGCGCATGGGCGATGTTGGCGCAGGCCAGGTGACCAAGGTGTGCAACCAGATGATCGTCGCGTGCAACGCGTTGGTGATCGCCGAAGTGGTGGCCCTGGCGGAGCAGGCCGGGGTCGATGCCAGCCTTATCGCGCCGGCGCTGGCCGGCGGCTTTGCCGACTCCAAACCGTTACAGATTCTCGCGCCGCAAATGGCCGAGAGTCAGTTCGAGCCGGTCAAATGGCATGTGCGCACCCTGCTTAAGGACCTCGATACGGCGGTCAAACTGTCGCAGCAGGTCGGCTCTGCTACGCCGCTTAGTGGCCTGGCCGCGCAGTTGATGCGTCAACACGGCCGTCAGGGCAATCTGCAGCGCGACCCGGCAACGCTGGTGCAGCTGTACCGGGAGCCACGGCATCAAGAGGCACAGCCATGAAAATTGCCGCCAACCTGTCGCTGTTATTTACCGAGTTGCCCCTGCTTGAGCGCGTGGTGGCGGCGGCCGCTGCCGGCTTTGATGGCGTGGAAATCCAGTTTCCCTACGAATTGCCGGCCGTCCGCCTAAAAGAGGCGCTGGCGGCGGCAGGCATGCCGTTGCGCCTGATCAATCTACCGGCGGGTGACCTGATGAGCGGCGGTGCTGGGTTGGCCGCCGTGCCTGCGCGTCAGGCTGAGTTCGATGCCGCGCTGCAGGAGGCCTTGAGTTACGCCGCCATGGTCCGCCCAGCGTTGGTCAATGTGTTGCCGGGGCGTTTAGCTGCTGGCCTTGAACCTGAGCAGGCACTGGCTTGTCTGGTCGGCAATCTACGCAAGACAGCCGAGGCCTTCCAGCTGTTGGGGATTGGCGTGGTGGTGGAGGCGATCAACCCGTTAGACATGCCAGGCTTTCTGATCAATACCCCGCAGCAGCTGGATGCCCTGCTCAAGAGCGTGGCGCAGCCTAATCTGAGCGCGCAGTACGACCTTTACCACATGGCCCGGCAGGGCGTGGACATCCTCGCGGGGCTTACTCTGCTGGCGGGGCGTATTGGTCATGTGCAGTTTGCCGATTATCCCGGGCGTGGCGCGCCAGGCACTGGCGAACTGCACTTCGCGCCGCTGCTGTCGGCCTTGCGTGCGAGTGGTTGTCGCGGGTGGTTGGCGGCCGAATATCGGCCGGGTGAGGCGGCGACCGGCGCAAGCCTGGGCTGGCTTGGCGAGTGGCGCAAGCTGTTGCGTGGCAACTGACGGGTGTGGCCGAGGCAAGCGTGCTCCGCTCGCCGTCGGTCTTCTCGACTCCGCCGCGCCGCCCTGGTTTGTGAGCTGCGGTTTGCTCGAGCGGCCATTGCCCGGCATACACACCACCAATAGTCACAGACAGCCAAGGTGCAAGGCTCTAGATTTGCCTGCACGTGCTGGGCGCGATGGCTGGCTGAGTGCCGCTGGCGTGTTTCGATAACAATAATTAGAGATGGATTCCATGCAGCAATCCCTGCAAGCGACGAATGCCTGGCGCATTCTGTTCCTGCTTTTTCTCGCCAATTTGTTCAATTTTTTCGATCGCACCATTCCGGCGATCATCATCGAGCCGATCCGCATGGAGTGGGGCCTAAGCGACCTGCAGCTGGGGTTGATCGGTACCGCCTTTACCATTGTCTACGCCATCGCCGGTGTGCCGCTGGGGCGCATGGCCGACACCGGCGCGCGACGCAAGATCATGGGTTGGGGCCTGGCCGTCTGGAGTGGCCTGACGGCGGTGAACGGCTTGGCCTGGAACTTCTGGAGTTTCCTGCTGATTCGCATGGGCGTGGGCATTGGCGAGGCCAGCTACGCGCCGGCGGCCAACTCGCTGATTGGCGACCTGTTTCCGGCGCACAAGCGCGCACGGGCCATGGGTATCTTTATGCTCGGGCTGCCGATTGGTTTGCTGCTGGCGTTCTTCACCATTGGCGCGATGGTTAAGGCCTTCGACAGCTGGCGCGCGCCGTTCTTTATTGCCGCAGTGCCGGGGATGATTCTGGCGCTGTTTATGTTCTTTATTAAAGAGCCCGCGCGTGGTGCGGCCGAGCAGGTCAAGTCACAGACCACGCCGGTGGATAAGCCAGTGCGCAAGGTGCTGGCGATTCGCACCTTCTGGTGGTTGGTGGTGGCCGGGTTGACGTTCAACTTCGCCACTTACGCCTGCAACTCATTTATGGTGCCGATGCTGCAGCGCTACTTCCTGTTGCCGCTGGAGCAAGCCGCCATGGCCACTGGGGTGATTGTCGGTCTTACCGGTTTAGTCGGCCTGACTCTGGGTGGCTGGCTGGCCGACAAGATTCATCAGCGCTGGCAGACCGGGCGCTTGCTGTTTGCTGCGTTGAGCATGCTGATCGCCGCGACGGCTACTGGCGTTGCCTTGCTCGCGGGGCGGGTTGAAGTTGCCGTGTTTGTGGCCTTGTTCAGCATTGGTTGGTTGTTTGCCTACAACTTTTACACCTGCGTTTACACCGCGATTCAGGATGTAATCGAGCCACGCTTGCGGGCTACGGCCATGGCGCTGTTCTTCGCTGGCCTGTACCTGTTAGGGGGTGGCCTGGGCCCGGTGGCGGTTGGGCTGCTGTCGGATCATTACTCCCAGGCGGCGATGCTCGCGGCAGGCGCAAGTGAGATGAGCGAAGCCTTCAAAGCCGTGGGTTTGCACAACGCCATGTACCTGATACCGGTGGCCTTGTTTATGACCATGCTGGCGCTGGTGCAGGCCTCGCGCTGCTTTGTGCGCGATTCCGCGCAGATGCAGCGCGGTATGGCTGAAGGCGTGCCGGCCTGAACCGGACCCAGACAGCAAAAGGCCCGCAATTGCGGGCCTTTTGCTGTCTGGGTATACACCTTAGGCTTAGCCGGCGACCAGCACGCGGATGGCTTCCAGGCGTAGCGCGGCTTTGTCGAGCATGGCCAGGCCTTGCTCGCGCAATTGGCGCAGGGCGTTGAGTTCACTGTCGCGCACACTTGGGTTGACCGCTTGCAGGGCGATCAGGCGCGCCAGTTCCTCATCGGTCTCGGCGGCCAGGCGGCGCTTGGCTTCATCGACGCGGGTGTTGTGGCGCTCGGCAACTTTACCTTCGCCGGCGTTGATCAACGGGTTGAGGCTGTCGCGCTGGGCCTGGACGAACTTGTTGGCACTGGCGCGCGGGACGCTTTCCAGCTGATCGTTCAAGGTATCGAAAGCCACCTTGTGCGCCAGGTCGTTGCCGTTGGCGTCGAGCAGGCAGCGCAGGGCAATCGGCGGCAGATAACGACCGAGCTGCAGCGCACGCGGCGCGACTACTTCACTGACATAGAGCATTTCCAGCAACACGGTGCCGGGTTTCAGTGCCTTGTTTTTGATCAGCGCGACGCCGGTGTTACCCATCGAGCCGGAGCGCACCAGGTCCATGCCGCCTTGCACCATGGGGTGTTCCCAGGTGAGGAATTGCATGTCTTCGCGCACCAGGGCCATGTCGCGATCGTAGGTGATGGTCACGCCTTCGTCGTCGCCGAGGGGGAAGCTGGCATCCAGCATCTTCTCGCTGGGGCGCAGGATCAGCGCGTTGTCGGAATGGTCTTCACTGTCGATGCCAAAGGCGTCGAACAGTTGCTCCATATAGATCGGCAGGGCGAACTGGTCGTCTTGCTCGAGAATCGCTTCGACCAGTGCTTCGCCTTCGCCAGCACCGCCGGAGTTTAGCTCCAGCAGGCGGTCGCGGCCAGCGTGCAGTTCGTCTTCCAGGCGCAGGCGCTCGGTTGTGGCTTCATCAACCAGCGCTTGCCACTCGCCGTCATCGCCGCTTTCCAGCATCGGCAGCAGGCGGCTACCAAACTTTTGCTGCAACGCGTTACCGGTCGGGCAGGTGGCAAGGAAGGCATTGAGTGCCTGGTGATACCACTGGAACAGGCGCTCTTGCGGGCTGTTTTCCAGGTACGGCACGTGCAACTGAATGCGGTGCTTCTGGCCGATGCGGTCGAGGCGGCCAATGCGCTGTTCGAGCAGGTCCGGGTGCGCCGGCAGATCGAACAGCACCAGGTGGTGAGCGAACTGGAAGTTGCGGCCTTCGGAGCCGATTTCCGAGCAAATCAGTACCTGGGCGCCGAACTCTTCATCGGCGAAGTAGGCCGCGGCGCGGTCACGCTCAAGGATGCTCATGCCCTCGTGGAACACCGTGGCCGGGATGCCTTTGCGTACGCGCAGGGCGTCTTCCAGGTCCATGGCGGTTTCGGCGTGGGCGCAGATCACCAGGACCTTGAACTTCTTCAGCATCTTCAGGGTGTCGATCAGCCATTCGACGCGCGGGTCGAACTTCCACCAGCGCAGCTCTTCATCGACTTCCGACTGCGCCTGATAGCTGACCTCTGGGTACAGGTCGGCGTGCTCGCCGATGGGCAGCTCCATGTATTCGTCGGGGCTGGCCAGCGGGTAGGGGTGCAGCTCGCGGTCGGGGAAACCCTGCACGGCGGCACGGGTGTTACGGAACAGCAAGCGGCCGGTGCCGTGACGGTCGAGCAGTTCACGCACCAGGCGCGCCGAAGCTTCGCTGTCGCCGGCATTGACCGCGCTGAGCAGCTCTTCACCACCGTCACCGAGGAAGTCGTGGATGGTCTTGTGCGCCGCGTCGGACAGGCTGCCTTTGTCCAGCAGCTCCTGTACGGCTTCGGCAATCGGCTTGTAGTGCTCGCTCTCAGCGCGGAAGGCATTGAGGTCGTGGAAGCGATTCGGGTCGAGCAGGCGCAGGCGCGCAAAGTGGCTGTCCTGGCCGAGTTGCTCGGGGGTGGCGGTGAGCAGCAGCACGCCGGGGATTATTTCGGCGAGCTGTTCGACCAGAGCGTACTCGGCGCTGGCGTGTTCCGGGTGCCAGACCAGGTGGTGCGCTTCGTCGACCACCAGCAGGTCCCAGCCGGCAGCGAACAGCGCGTCCTGGGCGTTTTCGTCCTCACACAGCCACTCAAGCGCGACCAGCGCCAGCTGGCAGTCTTCGAACGGGTTGCTGGCATCGCTTTCGATAAAGCGCTCTTCGTCGAACAGCGCAACGTCCAGATTGAAGCGCCGGCGCATCTCCACCAGCCACTGGTGCTGGAGGTTTTCCGGCACCAGGATCAACACGCGGTTGGCGCGCCCGGAGAGCAGCTGGCGATGAATCACCAAACCGGCTTCGATGGTTTTCCCCAGGCCTACTTCATCCGCCAGGAGTACCCGCGGGGCAATCCGGTCAGCCACTTCGCGGGCGATGTGCAGCTGGTGAGCAATCGGTTGCGCGCGCACGCCGCCCAGGCCCCAGAGACTGGATTGCAACTGGCGGCTGGTGTAATCGAGGGTGTGATAGCGCAGGGCGAACCACGGCAGCGGGTCGATCTGCCCGGCGAACAGGCGGTCACTGGCCAGGCGGAACTGGATAAAGTTCGACAGCTGGGTTTCCGGCAGGGTGACGCTTTCGTGCTGTGCATTAAGGCCGTGATAAACCAGCAGGCCGTCAACATCGTCGACTTCCTGGACGGTCAGCTTCCAGCCCTCGAAGTGGGTGATTTCATCGCCCGGTGAAAAGCGTACGCGGGTCAACGGCGCGCTGCGCATGGCGTACTGGCGGGTTTCGCCGGTGGCCGGGTAGAGCACGGTGAGCATGCGGCCGTCCTGCATCAGAA includes:
- the rapA gene encoding RNA polymerase-associated protein RapA; translation: MAQYEPGQRWISDSEAELGLGTVLMQDGRMLTVLYPATGETRQYAMRSAPLTRVRFSPGDEITHFEGWKLTVQEVDDVDGLLVYHGLNAQHESVTLPETQLSNFIQFRLASDRLFAGQIDPLPWFALRYHTLDYTSRQLQSSLWGLGGVRAQPIAHQLHIAREVADRIAPRVLLADEVGLGKTIEAGLVIHRQLLSGRANRVLILVPENLQHQWLVEMRRRFNLDVALFDEERFIESDASNPFEDCQLALVALEWLCEDENAQDALFAAGWDLLVVDEAHHLVWHPEHASAEYALVEQLAEIIPGVLLLTATPEQLGQDSHFARLRLLDPNRFHDLNAFRAESEHYKPIAEAVQELLDKGSLSDAAHKTIHDFLGDGGEELLSAVNAGDSEASARLVRELLDRHGTGRLLFRNTRAAVQGFPDRELHPYPLASPDEYMELPIGEHADLYPEVSYQAQSEVDEELRWWKFDPRVEWLIDTLKMLKKFKVLVICAHAETAMDLEDALRVRKGIPATVFHEGMSILERDRAAAYFADEEFGAQVLICSEIGSEGRNFQFAHHLVLFDLPAHPDLLEQRIGRLDRIGQKHRIQLHVPYLENSPQERLFQWYHQALNAFLATCPTGNALQQKFGSRLLPMLESGDDGEWQALVDEATTERLRLEDELHAGRDRLLELNSGGAGEGEALVEAILEQDDQFALPIYMEQLFDAFGIDSEDHSDNALILRPSEKMLDASFPLGDDEGVTITYDRDMALVREDMQFLTWEHPMVQGGMDLVRSGSMGNTGVALIKNKALKPGTVLLEMLYVSEVVAPRALQLGRYLPPIALRCLLDANGNDLAHKVAFDTLNDQLESVPRASANKFVQAQRDSLNPLINAGEGKVAERHNTRVDEAKRRLAAETDEELARLIALQAVNPSVRDSELNALRQLREQGLAMLDKAALRLEAIRVLVAG